One segment of Odocoileus virginianus isolate 20LAN1187 ecotype Illinois chromosome 32, Ovbor_1.2, whole genome shotgun sequence DNA contains the following:
- the LOC110125825 gene encoding LOW QUALITY PROTEIN: SIN3-HDAC complex-associated factor (The sequence of the model RefSeq protein was modified relative to this genomic sequence to represent the inferred CDS: substituted 1 base at 1 genomic stop codon) produces MFGFHKPKMYRSIEGCCICRAKSSSSRFTDSKRYEKDFQSCFGLHETRSGDICNACVLLVKRGKKLPAGXKKNWNHVVDARAGPSLKTTLKPKKVKTLSGNRIKSNQISKLQKELKGHNSDAHSTTSSAPPAQSPCYSNQSDDGSDTEMAPGSNRTPVFSFLGLIYWKRQKICCGIIYKGRFGEVLIDTHLFKPCCSNKKAAAEKPEEQGPEPLPISTQE; encoded by the coding sequence ATGTTTGGTTTTCACAAGCCAAAGATGTACCGAAGTATAGAGGGCTGCTGTATTTGCAGAGCTAAATCCTCCAGTTCTCGATTCACTGACAGTAAGCGCTATGAAAAGGATTTCCAGAGCTGCTTTGGGTTACATGAGACTCGTTCAGGAGATATCTGTAATGCCTGTGTCCTGCTtgtgaaaagagggaagaaattgccagcaggataaaaaaaaaactggaatcaTGTGGTAGATGCAAGGGCAGGACCCAGTCTAAAGACTACACTGaaaccaaagaaagtgaaaactctatctggaaacagaataaaaagtaaCCAGATCAGTAAGCTGCAGAAGGAATTGAAAGGCCACAATTCTGATGCTCACAGTACAACCTCAAGTGCCCCTCCAGCTCAGTCTCCCTGTTACAGTAACCAGTCAGATGATGGCTCAGACACAGAGATGGCTCCTGGCTCCAACAGAACGccagtgttttcctttttagGCCTCATatactggaaaagacagaaaatatgctGTGGCATTATCTATAAAGGCCGTTTTGGGGAAGTCCTCATCGACACACATCTATTCAAACCTTGCTGCAGCAATAAGAAAGCAGCTGCTGAGAAGCCGGAGGAGCAGGGGCCAGAGCCTCTGCCCATCTCCACTCAGGAGTAG